GGTGCACTATGCCAGCAAGCATTACCAGCGGGAGGAGCGTACCAGATTCCAGGTTCTGGACATAGGATGCGAGCGGCTGCCCGACGAGCTGAGCGGCCGATTTGACCATGTCACCTCGTTCTACTGCCTTCATTGGGTGCAAAATCTGAAAGGAGCCCTCGGAAATATATACAATCTTCTGAAGCCCGAAGGTGGTGACTGCCTCCTGGCCTTTTTGGCCTCCAATCCGGTTTACGAAGTCTATAAGATTCTTAGGACAAACGAAAAGTGGTCGACTTATATGCAGGATGTGGAGAGGTTCATATCCCCACTGCACTACAGTTCAAATCCTGGCGAGGAATTCAGTCAGTTGTTGAACGATGTGGGTTTCGTGCAACACAATGTGGAAATACGAAACGAAGTGTTTGTTTATGAAGGTGTCAGGACTCTAAAAGGTAAATTAAAGCACTTTTCAAATTAAAGGTAACTAATATTAACTAATGCTACGTTTTTACCTTTCAGATAATGTGAAGGCCATTTGTCCTTTTCTTGAGCGAATGCCTGCAGATTTGCATGAACAGTTCCTGGATGACTTTATAGACATTGTTATATCCATGAATTTGCAGCAAGGCGAAAACAATGAGGATCAGAAGTTCCTATCTCCCTACAAACTGGTGGTGGCCTATGCTCGCAAGACTCCTGAATTTGTGAATAATGTTTTCCTGGAGCCTCTACATCAAAACTTGGTTAAGggaataaattaattttattttacacaATTAGAGTAATTGCATTTGTTAACAGAGTCTATTAATGCCAAATAATGTACTTAattaaaatactttaaatatacaaaattccTAGAATTGGTCTAACAATATAATAGTGGTCTTTAAGGATACATCTGATTGAATTAGTTGAATAAGagataataaaatatacaaatttagtTTAACTTAACTTtacataaaaattatagaa
This genomic stretch from Drosophila mauritiana strain mau12 chromosome 2L, ASM438214v1, whole genome shotgun sequence harbors:
- the LOC117150689 gene encoding juvenile hormone acid O-methyltransferase yields the protein MNQASLYQHANQVQRHDAKLILDEFASTMQWRSDGEDALLDVGSGSGNVLMDFVKPLLPIRGQLVGTDISSQMVHYASKHYQREERTRFQVLDIGCERLPDELSGRFDHVTSFYCLHWVQNLKGALGNIYNLLKPEGGDCLLAFLASNPVYEVYKILRTNEKWSTYMQDVERFISPLHYSSNPGEEFSQLLNDVGFVQHNVEIRNEVFVYEGVRTLKDNVKAICPFLERMPADLHEQFLDDFIDIVISMNLQQGENNEDQKFLSPYKLVVAYARKTPEFVNNVFLEPLHQNLVKGIN